A section of the Quatrionicoccus australiensis genome encodes:
- a CDS encoding hydrolase produces MATRPSYSAEPMLIRREDSLLLVIDLQQKLAPAIHDGERVVANSVRLLEAARQLDVPAFVSEQYVRGLGPSLEAVRAAAHDARFFEKTHFSCTAEPGVLDLLRSAQKQQVILTGTETHVCVLQTAFGLLAAGFAVYLVADAASSRTPENRSAAIERLRAAGVGIVTTEMVLFEWLHAAGTEQFRALLPLIK; encoded by the coding sequence ATGGCAACAAGACCATCGTATTCCGCTGAGCCGATGCTGATCCGGCGCGAAGATTCGCTGCTGCTGGTCATCGACCTGCAGCAGAAGCTGGCGCCGGCGATTCATGACGGCGAACGCGTCGTCGCCAATTCCGTCCGCCTGCTCGAAGCTGCCCGCCAGCTCGATGTGCCGGCCTTCGTTTCCGAGCAATACGTGCGCGGCCTCGGCCCCAGTCTCGAAGCCGTCCGCGCGGCGGCACACGACGCCCGCTTTTTCGAGAAAACGCATTTCTCCTGCACCGCCGAGCCCGGCGTGCTCGATCTGCTGCGCAGCGCGCAAAAGCAGCAGGTCATCCTGACCGGCACCGAAACCCATGTCTGCGTGCTGCAGACAGCTTTCGGGCTGCTTGCCGCCGGTTTCGCGGTCTATCTGGTCGCCGATGCGGCCTCTTCGCGCACGCCGGAAAACCGCAGCGCCGCCATCGAACGCCTGCGTGCAGCCGGAGTCGGCATCGTCACCACCGAGATGGTTCTCTTCGAGTGGCTGCACGCCGCCGGCACCGAGCAATTCCGCGCCCTCCTCCCGCTCATCAAGTAA
- a CDS encoding accessory factor UbiK family protein — MLDPKTLEDFGAKISALLANSPARDIEKNAKAVISGLLGKLDLVTREEFDVQAQVLARTREKLKELETRVEALEKARQA; from the coding sequence ATGCTAGACCCCAAAACCCTTGAAGATTTCGGCGCCAAAATCAGCGCGCTGCTCGCCAATTCACCCGCACGGGATATTGAAAAGAATGCCAAGGCCGTGATCAGCGGCCTGCTCGGCAAGCTGGACCTGGTGACACGCGAGGAGTTCGATGTTCAGGCCCAGGTACTGGCCCGAACCCGTGAAAAGCTGAAAGAACTCGAAACCCGGGTCGAAGCGCTGGAAAAGGCACGTCAGGCTTAA
- the thrH gene encoding bifunctional phosphoserine phosphatase/homoserine phosphotransferase ThrH → MQIVCLDLEGVLVPEIWIEFSKRTGIPELMRTTREEPDYDKLMTYRLNILREHKLGLPDIQKVIAEMGPMPGARAFLDKLREDYQVVILSDTFYEFAHPLMRQLGWPTLFCHSLEADAAGMLVAYHLRMPNQKQEAVKRFKELNFKIVAAGDSYNDTAMLGEAHGGILFHPPENVIREFPQYPVVLNYDDLRSEIDKAFASC, encoded by the coding sequence GTGCAAATCGTCTGCCTCGACCTCGAAGGGGTCCTTGTTCCCGAAATCTGGATCGAATTCTCCAAGCGCACGGGCATTCCCGAGCTGATGCGCACGACGCGCGAAGAGCCGGATTACGACAAGCTGATGACCTATCGCCTGAACATCCTGCGCGAGCACAAGCTCGGCCTGCCGGATATCCAGAAGGTGATCGCCGAAATGGGCCCGATGCCGGGCGCGCGCGCCTTCCTCGACAAGCTGCGCGAGGATTACCAGGTCGTCATCCTGTCCGACACCTTCTACGAATTCGCGCATCCGCTGATGCGCCAGCTCGGCTGGCCGACGCTGTTCTGCCATTCGCTGGAAGCCGACGCTGCCGGCATGCTGGTTGCCTACCACCTGCGCATGCCGAACCAGAAGCAGGAAGCGGTCAAGCGCTTCAAGGAGCTGAACTTCAAGATCGTTGCGGCCGGCGACTCCTACAACGACACGGCGATGCTCGGCGAAGCCCACGGCGGCATCCTGTTCCACCCGCCGGAAAACGTCATCCGCGAATTCCCGCAGTATCCGGTCGTCCTCAATTACGACGACCTGCGCAGCGAAATCGACAAGGCATTTGCTAGCTGCTAG
- a CDS encoding ammonium transporter: MKRLFAMLALLGAVGFAAPTWAEEKAAPAEAVTAPAAAAPAAAAPAAEAAPAAEAAPAAAPVPPNKGDNAWVMVSAALVILMSIPGLALFYGGLVRTKNMLSVLMQVFVTFSLISLLWVVYGYSAAFTEGNEFFGVLDKLFLKGVTVDSVAATFTKGVNISELAYVIFQGAFAAITCGLIVGAFAERAKFAAVLVFMVIWFTLSYIPMAHMVWYWAGPDAYIDAAAGEAAGKTAGFLFQKGALDFAGGTVVHINAAIAGLVGAYMIGKRTGLGNVAMAPHSLTFTMIGASLLWFGWFGFNAGSALEASGGAALAMVNTWVATAAAALSWMFAEWMLKGKPSMLGAASGAVAGLVAITPAAGFVGVMGAIIIGLLAGVVCLWGVNGLKKLLGADDSLDVFGVHGVGGILGAMLTGVFADPALGGTGVYDYVANAVGAYDMTAQLISQAWGVGTVIVWSGVVSFVAYKLVDIVIGLRVPEDEEREGLDLTSHGETAYHH; encoded by the coding sequence ATGAAACGCCTATTTGCAATGCTCGCCCTGCTCGGCGCCGTCGGTTTTGCCGCGCCGACCTGGGCTGAAGAGAAGGCCGCTCCGGCTGAAGCAGTGACGGCCCCGGCCGCTGCTGCTCCCGCTGCCGCAGCTCCGGCTGCCGAGGCCGCCCCTGCCGCTGAAGCCGCTCCGGCTGCTGCACCGGTTCCGCCGAACAAGGGTGACAACGCCTGGGTCATGGTCAGCGCCGCGCTGGTCATCCTGATGTCCATCCCCGGTCTGGCCCTGTTCTACGGCGGTCTGGTCCGCACCAAGAACATGCTGTCGGTGCTGATGCAGGTCTTCGTCACCTTCTCGCTGATCTCGCTGCTCTGGGTGGTCTATGGCTACTCCGCAGCCTTCACCGAAGGTAACGAATTCTTCGGCGTGCTCGACAAGCTCTTCCTGAAGGGTGTGACGGTTGATTCCGTTGCTGCAACCTTCACCAAGGGTGTCAATATTTCCGAGCTGGCCTACGTGATCTTCCAGGGCGCTTTCGCCGCCATTACCTGCGGCCTGATCGTCGGCGCCTTTGCTGAACGTGCCAAGTTCGCTGCCGTGCTGGTCTTCATGGTGATCTGGTTCACGCTGTCCTACATCCCGATGGCTCACATGGTCTGGTATTGGGCGGGTCCTGATGCCTACATCGATGCTGCTGCTGGCGAAGCTGCCGGCAAGACGGCTGGCTTCCTGTTCCAGAAGGGCGCGCTTGATTTCGCCGGCGGTACCGTCGTGCATATCAATGCTGCTATTGCCGGCCTGGTCGGTGCCTACATGATTGGCAAGCGTACCGGTCTGGGCAATGTTGCCATGGCTCCGCACTCGCTGACCTTCACGATGATCGGTGCTTCCCTGCTGTGGTTCGGCTGGTTCGGTTTCAACGCCGGCTCCGCTCTCGAAGCCTCTGGCGGTGCTGCTCTGGCCATGGTCAATACCTGGGTTGCCACGGCTGCTGCCGCGCTGTCCTGGATGTTTGCCGAATGGATGCTCAAGGGCAAGCCGTCGATGCTGGGTGCTGCTTCCGGTGCCGTTGCCGGTCTGGTTGCGATCACCCCGGCTGCCGGCTTCGTCGGTGTCATGGGCGCCATCATCATCGGCCTGCTGGCTGGTGTGGTTTGCCTGTGGGGCGTCAATGGCCTGAAGAAGCTGCTCGGTGCTGATGACTCCCTCGACGTCTTCGGCGTCCATGGCGTCGGCGGCATCCTCGGTGCCATGCTGACCGGTGTCTTCGCTGATCCGGCTCTCGGCGGCACGGGCGTCTATGACTACGTTGCCAACGCTGTTGGTGCCTACGACATGACCGCTCAGCTGATCTCGCAAGCCTGGGGTGTCGGTACCGTGATCGTCTGGTCTGGCGTCGTCTCCTTCGTTGCTTACAAACTGGTGGATATCGTCATCGGTCTGCGTGTGCCGGAAGACGAAGAGCGTGAAGGTCTCGACCTCACCTCGCACGGCGAAACCGCTTACCACCACTAA
- a CDS encoding ATP-binding cassette domain-containing protein gives MIALRQVTFARAGRPLVIDASVQIHPGWKVGVVGANGCGKSSLFALLANELHAESGDVEIPASWHIARVAQETPALPDTALEFVLDGDLELRRVERELAAAEARGDGVAIGHLHARYGEIEGYSAKARAAEILHGLGFKDADFTRTVAEFSGGWRVRLNLARALSCRADLLLLDEPTNHLDLDAVFWLETWLKNTPATLLLISHDRDFLDAVVGQILAIDLQRLTLTSGGYSDYERARAARLATQQSAYEAQQRQIAHLSSYIERFRAKATKARQAQSRIKTLERMEMVAAAHADSPFQFSFRTPSALPDPLLSIEKASAGYADRKILDHVSLVLRPGCRIGLLGRNGAGKSTLIKLLAGAIEQQGGERKEAKALNIGYFAQHQLEQLRPDESPLQHLVRLEPTTPEQELRDYIGGFDFRGDMAMRAIEPFSGGEKSRLALALLIRTKPNLLLLDEPTNHLDLEMREALTFAMQDFEGGMVFVSHDRHLLRTCADELILVADGKASEFDGDLDDYAAWLAAQRSAERAAEPEMAAEKNERLQSRADAKANRQAILSQRRPLLKEIEQLERKLAKWNEEKAALETVFADPDFYTSVDRAKSEEMHKQAALLGEQIDEAEMRWLEVHEALEGLPAVD, from the coding sequence ATGATTGCACTGCGCCAAGTCACCTTCGCCCGCGCCGGCCGCCCGCTGGTTATCGATGCCTCCGTCCAGATCCACCCCGGCTGGAAAGTCGGCGTCGTCGGCGCCAATGGCTGCGGCAAATCCAGCCTGTTCGCGCTGCTTGCCAACGAGCTGCACGCCGAATCGGGCGATGTCGAGATCCCGGCCAGCTGGCACATCGCCCGCGTCGCCCAGGAAACGCCGGCCCTGCCCGATACGGCGCTTGAGTTCGTGCTCGACGGCGATCTCGAACTGCGCCGTGTCGAACGCGAACTGGCCGCCGCCGAAGCGCGCGGCGACGGCGTCGCGATCGGCCACCTGCATGCCCGTTACGGCGAAATCGAAGGTTATTCGGCCAAGGCGCGCGCCGCCGAAATCCTGCACGGCCTCGGTTTCAAGGATGCCGACTTCACGCGCACGGTCGCCGAATTCTCCGGCGGCTGGCGCGTCCGCCTCAACCTGGCGCGCGCCCTGTCCTGCCGCGCCGACCTGCTGCTGCTCGACGAGCCGACCAATCACCTCGATCTCGACGCCGTGTTCTGGCTGGAAACCTGGCTCAAGAACACGCCGGCAACGCTGCTGCTGATTTCACACGACCGCGACTTCCTCGACGCCGTGGTCGGCCAGATTCTCGCCATCGACCTGCAGCGCCTGACCCTGACCAGTGGCGGTTATTCCGATTACGAACGCGCCCGCGCCGCGCGCCTGGCGACGCAGCAATCGGCCTACGAAGCGCAGCAGCGGCAGATTGCGCATCTATCCAGCTACATCGAGCGCTTCCGCGCCAAGGCGACCAAGGCGCGCCAGGCGCAGAGCCGGATCAAGACGCTGGAACGCATGGAAATGGTCGCTGCGGCACACGCCGATTCGCCCTTCCAGTTCAGCTTCCGGACGCCCAGCGCCCTGCCCGATCCGCTGCTGAGCATCGAAAAAGCCTCGGCCGGCTACGCCGACCGCAAGATCCTCGACCATGTCTCGCTCGTGCTGCGTCCGGGCTGCCGCATCGGCCTGCTCGGCCGCAACGGTGCCGGCAAATCGACGCTGATCAAGCTGCTCGCCGGCGCCATCGAACAGCAGGGCGGCGAGCGCAAGGAAGCCAAGGCGCTCAACATCGGCTACTTCGCACAGCACCAGCTCGAACAGCTGCGCCCCGACGAATCGCCGCTGCAACACCTGGTCCGCCTCGAACCGACGACGCCGGAGCAGGAACTGCGCGACTACATCGGCGGCTTCGATTTCCGCGGCGACATGGCAATGCGCGCCATCGAACCCTTCTCGGGCGGCGAGAAATCCCGCCTGGCGCTGGCTCTGCTCATCCGCACCAAACCCAACCTGCTGCTGCTCGACGAACCGACCAACCACCTCGACCTCGAAATGCGCGAAGCCCTGACCTTCGCCATGCAGGACTTCGAAGGCGGCATGGTCTTCGTCTCGCACGACCGCCACCTGCTGCGCACCTGCGCCGACGAACTGATCCTCGTCGCCGACGGCAAGGCCAGCGAATTCGACGGCGACCTCGACGACTACGCCGCCTGGCTGGCCGCCCAGCGCAGCGCCGAACGCGCCGCCGAGCCGGAAATGGCCGCCGAAAAGAACGAACGCCTGCAGTCGCGGGCCGATGCCAAGGCCAATCGCCAGGCCATCCTCAGCCAGCGCCGGCCACTGCTCAAGGAAATCGAGCAACTCGAAAGGAAGCTCGCCAAGTGGAACGAGGAAAAGGCAGCACTGGAAACCGTGTTTGCCGATCCTGACTTCTACACATCGGTCGACCGCGCAAAAAGCGAAGAAATGCACAAGCAGGCGGCTTTGCTTGGCGAACAGATCGATGAGGCGGAAATGCGCTGGCTGGAGGTGCATGAGGCGCTGGAGGGGTTGCCAGCGGTTGACTGA
- the purU gene encoding formyltetrahydrofolate deformylase, translating into MHRDRFYTLSASCPDQVGIIARVSGFIAGNGGWILESSFHSDVLSGRYFMRIEIKADSLPCLLAEFRERFRTEVAEPLSMTWQINDSAVKKRVVVMVSKQEHCLYDLLARWQAKELDIEIPCVISNHDTFRGFVEWHGIPFHHVPVTADNKKAAYAEMQRIFEDVHGDTMVLARYMQILSPELCAALAGKIINIHHSFLPSFAGAKPYHQAYERGVKLIGATCHYVTAELDQGPIIEQDVIRIDHSDSPEDMVRYGKDIEKTVLARGLRYHLEDRVLVHGNKTIVFR; encoded by the coding sequence ATGCATCGCGACCGTTTCTACACCCTTTCCGCTTCCTGCCCCGACCAGGTCGGCATCATCGCCCGCGTTTCCGGTTTCATCGCCGGCAATGGCGGCTGGATTCTCGAGTCGAGCTTCCACTCGGACGTGCTGAGCGGTCGCTATTTCATGCGCATCGAGATCAAGGCGGATTCGCTGCCCTGCCTGCTCGCCGAGTTCCGCGAACGTTTCCGCACGGAAGTCGCCGAACCCTTGTCGATGACCTGGCAGATCAACGACAGCGCCGTCAAGAAACGTGTCGTGGTGATGGTTTCCAAGCAGGAACACTGTCTCTACGACCTGCTGGCGCGCTGGCAGGCCAAGGAACTCGACATCGAGATCCCGTGCGTCATTTCGAACCACGACACTTTCCGCGGTTTCGTCGAATGGCACGGCATCCCCTTCCATCATGTGCCGGTCACCGCCGACAACAAGAAGGCGGCCTACGCCGAGATGCAGCGCATCTTTGAGGATGTGCATGGCGACACCATGGTGCTCGCGCGCTACATGCAGATCCTTTCGCCGGAACTGTGTGCCGCCCTGGCCGGCAAGATCATCAACATCCATCACAGCTTCCTGCCCAGCTTTGCCGGCGCCAAGCCTTATCACCAGGCCTATGAACGCGGCGTCAAGCTGATCGGCGCGACCTGTCATTACGTGACCGCCGAACTCGATCAGGGACCGATCATCGAGCAGGACGTCATCCGCATCGACCACTCCGATTCGCCGGAAGACATGGTGCGTTACGGCAAAGACATCGAGAAGACGGTGCTCGCCCGCGGCCTGCGCTACCACCTGGAAGACCGGGTGCTGGTGCATGGCAACAAGACCATCGTATTCCGCTGA
- a CDS encoding multidrug effflux MFS transporter has product MTKVRPAPRGIAMLLAALSALGPFSIDTYLPSFHEIGEKLDATPHQVQQTLSAYLLAFAVMTLWHGAIADRFGRRRVILAALGLFGLASAGCFVATSIEQLWFWRAMQGVTAGAGIVISRAIVRDLFDGPPAQRLMSQITMMFALAPAIAPVIGGWLQTLFGWRSIFAFLVLSTAALGFACWKLLPETLPPEKRQSLKPAYLGRSYFKVLTSPRFLFACAALSLNFLGFFIYVLSAPTFLMKHLGVPETGFLWLFGPAMSGLMSGAWLSGRLAGKRSPEKTIGLGYLLMISAATLNVSLNLALPPGLPWSVMPIFVYTLGMSLAMPSLTLLALDPFPEQRGLAASCQTFFQSGANSIAAGLIVPLLWGSTLTLSLGMAGLLGLGGLAAFAHRQWRRNK; this is encoded by the coding sequence ATGACTAAAGTCCGTCCCGCACCACGCGGCATAGCGATGTTGCTGGCCGCGCTCTCCGCGCTCGGCCCGTTTTCCATCGACACCTACCTGCCGTCCTTTCACGAGATCGGCGAAAAACTCGATGCGACGCCGCACCAGGTGCAGCAAACCTTGTCGGCCTACCTGCTCGCCTTTGCCGTGATGACCCTGTGGCACGGCGCGATTGCCGACCGTTTCGGCCGCCGCCGGGTGATCCTGGCCGCACTCGGCCTGTTCGGGCTGGCCTCGGCCGGCTGCTTCGTCGCCACCAGCATCGAGCAACTGTGGTTCTGGCGCGCCATGCAGGGCGTTACGGCCGGCGCCGGCATCGTCATCAGCCGCGCCATCGTGCGCGACCTGTTCGACGGCCCGCCGGCGCAGCGCCTGATGTCGCAGATCACCATGATGTTCGCGCTGGCGCCGGCCATCGCACCGGTCATCGGCGGCTGGCTGCAGACCCTGTTCGGCTGGCGCTCGATTTTTGCCTTCCTGGTGCTGTCGACCGCTGCGCTCGGTTTCGCCTGCTGGAAACTGCTGCCGGAAACCCTGCCGCCGGAAAAGCGCCAGTCGCTGAAGCCCGCCTACCTCGGCCGCAGCTATTTCAAGGTGCTGACCTCGCCACGCTTCCTGTTTGCCTGCGCCGCGCTGTCGCTGAATTTCCTCGGCTTCTTCATCTACGTGCTGTCGGCGCCGACTTTCCTGATGAAGCACCTCGGCGTGCCGGAAACCGGCTTTCTCTGGCTGTTCGGTCCGGCGATGAGCGGCCTGATGAGCGGCGCCTGGTTGTCCGGCCGACTGGCCGGCAAGCGCTCGCCGGAAAAGACCATCGGCCTCGGCTATCTCCTGATGATCAGCGCCGCCACCCTCAATGTCAGCCTGAATCTCGCCCTGCCGCCCGGGCTGCCGTGGAGTGTCATGCCGATCTTTGTCTACACGCTCGGCATGTCGCTGGCGATGCCCAGCCTGACCCTGCTCGCCCTCGACCCCTTCCCCGAACAGCGCGGTCTCGCCGCATCCTGCCAGACCTTTTTCCAGTCCGGCGCCAACAGCATCGCCGCCGGCCTGATCGTGCCGCTGCTTTGGGGGTCGACCCTGACCCTGTCACTCGGCATGGCCGGCCTGCTCGGCCTCGGTGGCCTGGCCGCTTTCGCTCACCGCCAATGGAGACGCAATAAATGA
- a CDS encoding YifB family Mg chelatase-like AAA ATPase, with the protein MALAVAHSRGLDGLNAPPVLVEVHIASGLPSFTLVGLPDTEVKEARDRVRAAILNSGFEFPAKRITVNLAPADLPKESGRFDLPIALGILAASGQTPAKALADYEFAGELSLSGELRPIRGALAMALQTAGNGKAFILPESSAREAALTGADNILAASSLLEVCAHLAGQQLLAAAPAVDTEKTPVFPDLAEVRGQHQAKRALEVAAAGGHSLMMIGPPGSGKSMLAARLPGLMPALDIEAARASAAVLSLAGQFRPEAFGIRPYRQPHHTASAVALVGGGNPPRPGEISLAHQGILFLDEIPEFDRKVLETLREPLETGRIHIARAARHAEFPAEFQLVAAMNPCPCGFHGHSNGKCRCTPDQIARYKGRLSGPFLDRIDILIEVPALPAEALSGKSDGESSADVRNRVEPAAARQYERQHKPNARLTAGEVEIHCTPDDKGASLLKQAITRLDLSARAWHRILKVARTIADLAGSERILAPHVGEAIQYRRLTHD; encoded by the coding sequence ATGGCACTGGCCGTCGCTCACAGTCGCGGACTCGACGGCCTCAATGCACCACCCGTTCTGGTCGAGGTGCATATTGCGAGCGGCTTGCCCAGCTTCACGCTGGTCGGCCTGCCCGATACCGAAGTCAAGGAAGCGCGCGACCGCGTCCGCGCCGCCATTCTCAACTCCGGCTTCGAATTCCCCGCCAAGCGCATCACCGTCAATCTGGCACCGGCCGATCTGCCCAAGGAGTCCGGGCGTTTCGACCTGCCGATCGCGCTGGGCATTCTCGCGGCGAGCGGTCAAACCCCGGCCAAGGCGCTGGCCGATTATGAATTTGCCGGCGAGTTGTCGCTCTCCGGCGAACTGCGCCCGATTCGCGGCGCGCTCGCCATGGCGCTGCAGACGGCCGGCAATGGCAAGGCCTTCATCCTGCCCGAATCCAGCGCCCGGGAAGCCGCACTGACCGGGGCCGACAATATTCTTGCGGCCAGTTCCCTGCTGGAAGTCTGTGCGCATTTGGCCGGGCAGCAATTGCTCGCAGCGGCGCCAGCGGTCGACACGGAAAAAACACCTGTTTTCCCCGATCTTGCCGAGGTGCGCGGCCAACATCAGGCCAAGCGCGCCCTGGAAGTCGCGGCAGCCGGCGGCCATTCCCTGATGATGATCGGCCCGCCCGGCTCCGGCAAATCGATGCTCGCCGCCCGCCTGCCCGGCCTGATGCCGGCATTGGATATTGAAGCCGCGCGCGCGTCCGCAGCCGTCCTGTCCTTGGCCGGGCAATTCCGCCCGGAAGCCTTCGGCATCCGCCCCTATCGCCAGCCGCACCACACTGCCTCGGCGGTCGCCCTGGTCGGCGGTGGCAATCCGCCACGTCCAGGGGAGATCAGCCTGGCGCACCAAGGAATATTGTTCCTTGACGAAATCCCGGAGTTCGACCGAAAAGTCCTCGAAACCCTGCGTGAACCGCTGGAAACCGGCCGTATCCATATCGCCCGTGCCGCCCGTCATGCCGAATTCCCGGCCGAATTCCAGCTGGTCGCCGCAATGAATCCGTGTCCTTGCGGCTTTCACGGTCACAGCAATGGCAAATGCCGCTGCACGCCCGACCAGATTGCCCGCTACAAAGGCCGTCTGTCCGGTCCCTTCCTCGATCGCATCGACATCCTGATCGAAGTCCCGGCGCTGCCGGCCGAGGCGCTGAGCGGCAAGAGCGATGGCGAATCATCGGCCGACGTGCGCAACCGTGTCGAACCGGCGGCAGCCCGGCAATACGAGCGCCAGCACAAGCCGAATGCGCGGCTCACGGCCGGCGAGGTCGAAATCCACTGCACGCCGGATGACAAGGGCGCCAGCCTGCTCAAGCAGGCGATCACCCGCCTCGATCTCTCGGCGCGTGCCTGGCACCGCATCCTCAAGGTCGCCCGCACCATTGCCGATCTGGCCGGCAGCGAACGAATCCTCGCCCCGCATGTCGGAGAAGCCATCCAGTATCGGCGTCTCACCCATGACTAA
- a CDS encoding outer membrane protein assembly factor BamE, producing MKIPAWISTALAAIGAALLPACDAVNLPEIKPGITTAAEVRSRMGNPAYEFGNDDGSVTWEYNRQPNGTSCYMITIGNDQIVRTMEQVLTPANLAKIRDGMSRAEVRRLIGAPGSKVVFDNLGEDIWEWRIAGVTPMEETYFMVHFDLASGGVKKTSQRVATKG from the coding sequence ATGAAAATTCCCGCCTGGATCAGTACCGCACTCGCCGCCATTGGCGCCGCCCTGCTGCCCGCCTGCGATGCGGTCAATCTGCCTGAAATCAAGCCAGGCATCACCACTGCCGCCGAAGTCCGCTCGCGCATGGGCAACCCGGCTTACGAATTCGGCAACGACGACGGCAGCGTGACCTGGGAATATAACCGCCAGCCGAATGGCACGAGCTGCTACATGATCACCATCGGCAACGACCAGATCGTCCGCACGATGGAACAGGTGCTGACCCCGGCCAATCTCGCAAAGATCCGCGACGGCATGAGCCGCGCCGAAGTCCGCCGGCTGATCGGCGCGCCCGGCTCCAAGGTAGTGTTCGACAATCTCGGCGAAGACATCTGGGAATGGCGCATCGCCGGCGTCACCCCGATGGAGGAAACCTACTTCATGGTGCATTTCGACCTGGCTTCCGGCGGCGTCAAGAAGACCTCGCAGCGCGTCGCAACGAAAGGCTAG
- the glnK gene encoding P-II family nitrogen regulator has protein sequence MKFVTAIIKPFKLDEVREALSAIGVQGITVTEVKGFGRQKGHTELYRGAEYVVDFLPKVKIEAAVKSEQLDQVIEAIEKSASTGKIGDGKIFVFELEQVIRIRTGETGTDAL, from the coding sequence ATGAAATTCGTTACCGCCATCATCAAGCCGTTCAAGCTTGACGAAGTGCGTGAGGCGCTTTCCGCCATTGGCGTGCAAGGCATCACGGTCACTGAAGTGAAGGGTTTCGGCCGGCAAAAAGGGCACACCGAGCTGTATCGGGGTGCTGAATATGTCGTCGATTTCCTGCCGAAGGTCAAAATCGAGGCTGCCGTGAAGAGCGAGCAACTCGACCAGGTCATCGAAGCCATCGAAAAATCCGCCAGCACCGGCAAGATCGGTGACGGCAAGATTTTCGTCTTCGAACTCGAACAAGTCATTCGTATCCGTACCGGTGAAACCGGTACCGATGCCCTGTAA
- a CDS encoding TorF family putative porin has translation MKKSLIALALVGAFAAPAFAEEAAAPAEHTFTANIGAVTNYVFRGITQSQHQPAIQGGVDYAHSSGIYVGAWASSIEWVNRRDYVYQKDNNIELDLYAGYKGAIGDFSYDVGAIRYFYPGDFNVAGTAVTANTTEAYIAGSWKYFTLKYNRALTSFIGWGNTTADTKSKGSDYIDLTMTYPIDETLNVIAHIGHQNVKNNSFASYNDIKLGVTKDFGFAVVGLAYTATDADHKVLNGDYNFSGKNAGKQVLAASITKTF, from the coding sequence ATGAAAAAATCCCTGATCGCTCTGGCACTGGTTGGTGCTTTCGCCGCTCCGGCTTTCGCTGAAGAAGCCGCTGCCCCGGCTGAGCACACTTTCACCGCCAACATCGGCGCCGTGACCAACTACGTTTTCCGCGGTATCACGCAGAGCCAGCATCAGCCAGCCATCCAGGGCGGTGTCGATTATGCTCACTCGAGCGGTATCTATGTCGGCGCCTGGGCTTCTTCCATTGAATGGGTGAATCGTCGCGATTACGTCTATCAAAAAGACAACAACATCGAACTCGACCTTTACGCTGGTTACAAGGGCGCGATCGGCGACTTCTCCTATGACGTCGGTGCCATTCGTTATTTCTACCCGGGTGACTTCAATGTTGCTGGCACCGCGGTTACTGCCAACACGACGGAAGCCTACATTGCCGGTAGCTGGAAGTATTTCACGCTGAAGTACAACCGTGCGCTGACCAGCTTCATCGGTTGGGGTAATACGACTGCCGATACGAAGAGTAAGGGCAGTGATTACATCGATCTGACCATGACCTACCCGATCGATGAAACCCTGAATGTCATCGCCCACATCGGCCATCAGAACGTCAAGAACAACAGCTTTGCCAGCTACAACGATATCAAGCTGGGCGTGACCAAGGACTTCGGCTTTGCTGTGGTTGGTCTGGCTTACACCGCGACCGACGCCGATCACAAGGTTCTGAACGGCGACTACAACTTCTCTGGCAAGAACGCCGGCAAGCAGGTTCTCGCTGCTTCCATCACCAAGACTTTCTAA